From a region of the Actinomycetes bacterium genome:
- a CDS encoding LacI family DNA-binding transcriptional regulator has protein sequence MAEQVAGPPRRPTIRDVAERAGVSKSLVSLVMRGEPLVREDKRRRVRRAAAELGYRTNWAARSLSAVHSGAAGVLAADLRNPWSMDIVEAVSQVLEEARLTTLLTSAVLPSSAGGQRRLDVGVIGALRDLRVDGLLVVGSVPDPARLADVVGDLPVVVVGARAEGLARADVVRSDDAAGMGLVVDHLVERGHRHITHLGGAGGAVADERAAGYRTAMTRHGLGDEIVVQACDFSEDGGYAAAATLLGGGRSRRRPVTALAAVNDLAAVGAMSAAADAGVDLPGGLAVTGYDDTFLAELRQLSLTSVNPDSAGIGGLAARRLLARIAAPDRPGAEQLVAPRLVVRASSAPPVPLPQGAGR, from the coding sequence GTGGCTGAGCAGGTCGCCGGCCCGCCGCGCAGGCCGACGATCCGCGACGTCGCCGAGCGCGCCGGGGTGTCCAAGTCGCTGGTGTCGCTGGTCATGCGCGGGGAGCCGCTGGTCCGCGAGGACAAACGCCGGCGCGTCCGGCGGGCCGCCGCCGAACTGGGGTACCGGACCAACTGGGCCGCGCGGTCGCTGTCGGCGGTGCACTCGGGAGCGGCCGGGGTCCTGGCCGCCGACCTGCGCAACCCCTGGTCGATGGACATCGTCGAGGCCGTCAGCCAGGTGCTGGAGGAGGCCCGGCTGACCACGCTGCTGACCAGCGCCGTGCTGCCCTCCAGCGCCGGCGGCCAGCGCCGGCTCGACGTCGGGGTGATCGGGGCGCTGCGGGACCTGCGCGTCGACGGCCTGCTGGTGGTCGGCTCGGTCCCGGACCCGGCGCGGCTGGCCGACGTGGTCGGCGACCTGCCCGTGGTGGTCGTCGGCGCCCGCGCCGAGGGCCTGGCCCGCGCCGACGTGGTGCGCAGCGACGACGCCGCCGGCATGGGGCTGGTGGTCGATCACCTGGTCGAGCGCGGCCACCGCCACATCACGCACCTGGGCGGGGCTGGGGGGGCCGTGGCCGACGAACGAGCTGCCGGCTACCGCACGGCGATGACCCGCCATGGGCTCGGCGACGAGATCGTCGTGCAGGCGTGCGACTTCAGCGAGGACGGCGGCTACGCCGCCGCGGCCACGCTGCTCGGCGGCGGGCGCAGCCGCCGCCGCCCGGTCACGGCGCTGGCCGCCGTCAACGACCTGGCCGCCGTGGGGGCGATGTCGGCCGCGGCCGACGCCGGGGTCGACCTGCCCGGCGGGCTGGCGGTCACCGGCTACGACGACACCTTCCTGGCCGAGCTCCGGCAGCTCTCCCTGACCTCGGTCAACCCCGACAGCGCCGGCATCGGCGGGCTGGCCGCCCGCCGCCTGCTGGCTCGGATCGCCGCCCCGGACCGACCCGGCGCCGAGCAGCTCGTGGCGCCCCGGCTGGTCGTCCGGGCCAGCAGCGCCCCGCCGGTCCCCCTGCCGCAGGGGGCGGGCCGGTGA
- a CDS encoding sugar phosphate isomerase/epimerase, whose translation MSTTETPAAEGKTAGAPISWGVCEVPGWGYQLRPDRVLAEMREVGLSATEFGPDGFLPGEPDAMTRVLDHHGLRAVGGFTPLLLHVAGHDPVPEVERLLQGYDASGAGVLVLSAVTGQEGYDTRPELDEAGWRTLLANLDRLAALAAEHGVRAVLHPHVGTVVENGDEVWRVLEGSSISLCLDTGHLFIGGTDPAELARQAPERIAHTHLKDVDKRIAGRVQDGRLTYTQGVRDGMYRPLGSGDVDVPAIVGSLRARGYDGWYVLEQDTILTEEPRGDGPVADVWTSAEYLRSVLRGTR comes from the coding sequence ATGAGCACGACCGAGACACCTGCCGCCGAGGGCAAGACCGCCGGCGCGCCCATCTCCTGGGGGGTCTGCGAGGTCCCGGGCTGGGGCTACCAGCTGCGGCCCGACCGGGTGCTGGCCGAGATGCGCGAGGTCGGCCTGAGCGCGACCGAGTTCGGGCCCGACGGCTTCCTGCCCGGCGAACCCGACGCGATGACCCGGGTCCTGGACCACCATGGCCTGCGGGCCGTCGGTGGGTTCACCCCGCTGCTGCTGCACGTGGCCGGGCACGACCCCGTGCCAGAGGTCGAGCGCCTGCTCCAGGGCTACGACGCCTCCGGCGCGGGCGTGCTGGTGCTGTCGGCCGTCACCGGCCAAGAGGGCTACGACACCCGCCCGGAGCTGGATGAGGCCGGCTGGCGGACCCTGCTGGCCAACCTGGACCGCCTGGCTGCGCTGGCCGCCGAGCACGGCGTCCGGGCGGTGCTGCACCCGCACGTGGGCACCGTGGTCGAGAACGGCGACGAGGTCTGGCGGGTGCTCGAAGGCTCCTCGATCTCCCTGTGCCTGGACACCGGGCACCTGTTCATCGGCGGCACCGACCCGGCCGAGCTGGCCAGGCAGGCGCCCGAGCGGATCGCCCACACCCACCTCAAGGACGTGGACAAAAGGATCGCCGGGCGGGTCCAGGACGGCCGGCTGACCTACACCCAAGGGGTGCGTGACGGGATGTACCGCCCGCTCGGGTCGGGCGACGTGGACGTGCCTGCCATCGTCGGGTCCCTGCGCGCCCGCGGCTACGACGGCTGGTATGTGCTGGAGCAGGACACGATCCTGACCGAGGAGCCCAGGGGCGACGGCCCGGTGGCCGACGTGTGGACCAGCGCCGAGTACCTGCGCTCGGTCCTGCGCGGGACCCGTTGA
- a CDS encoding RidA family protein codes for MCAGQTAVDGNGAPQHPGDMAAQIGLALDNLQAVLAGAGMSLSNVVRLNTYTTDVDAFIQHGAVLGQRTGAAGVAPPGTLLGVVRLAFPELMVELEATAMA; via the coding sequence ATGTGCGCAGGACAGACCGCGGTCGACGGCAACGGGGCGCCCCAACACCCTGGTGACATGGCGGCGCAGATCGGGCTCGCGCTCGACAACCTCCAGGCCGTCCTGGCGGGCGCGGGCATGAGCCTCTCGAACGTGGTGCGGCTCAACACCTACACGACCGACGTCGACGCGTTCATTCAGCACGGAGCCGTTCTGGGCCAGCGCACGGGCGCGGCCGGTGTCGCGCCCCCGGGGACCCTGCTCGGCGTCGTCCGGCTCGCCTTCCCCGAGCTCATGGTGGAGCTCGAAGCGACCGCCATGGCCTGA
- a CDS encoding HAMP domain-containing protein, producing the protein MFGGLCPFRHCYERRLEPGTQRRTSCSAMLFVLIACEHPANPSTGHETPLRLALPLAEKSPMGQIPAPRSSLARRLRLALATMLLPVAAVAGAGLVTFRFSISALEEFREETVEESKRIEAVRHLLVEADDLGEASVEQDDPATGKRFVALSAQIDRRFDDLQTLATQQERQLAAEADAMWKTSAADIEAAKAIPKGGATDNRLDPFHDHIDQAGSILADLHSLNGNQVADEISSLRRREQDQLLAGLAALVIGSTAALFLARRLGRSITRPLLSLKDAATRFGSDDLSHRIPVSGDDELAQLGNAFNAMAGSLHKSRADLRESEQRFRALVHHASDVFTVI; encoded by the coding sequence TTGTTCGGTGGGCTCTGCCCGTTTCGGCATTGTTACGAGCGCCGGCTGGAACCCGGGACCCAACGCCGGACGAGCTGCTCAGCCATGCTCTTTGTGCTCATAGCGTGCGAGCATCCCGCAAACCCCTCAACCGGTCATGAAACCCCTCTAAGGCTTGCCTTGCCGCTGGCCGAGAAGAGTCCCATGGGCCAGATTCCTGCACCCCGGTCATCGCTTGCCCGCCGCTTGAGGCTGGCGCTTGCGACCATGCTGCTGCCGGTCGCGGCGGTCGCTGGGGCAGGACTGGTCACGTTCCGCTTTTCGATCTCGGCGCTCGAGGAGTTCCGCGAGGAGACCGTCGAGGAGTCCAAGCGCATCGAGGCGGTCAGGCACCTGCTCGTGGAGGCTGACGACCTGGGCGAAGCCTCCGTCGAGCAGGACGACCCGGCCACGGGCAAGCGGTTCGTCGCGCTCAGCGCGCAGATCGACCGGCGCTTCGACGATCTCCAGACCTTGGCCACACAGCAGGAGCGTCAGCTCGCGGCGGAGGCCGACGCGATGTGGAAGACGTCCGCGGCCGATATCGAGGCGGCAAAGGCGATCCCGAAGGGGGGCGCGACCGACAACCGGCTCGATCCGTTCCACGATCATATCGACCAGGCGGGTTCGATCCTGGCCGACCTCCACTCGCTCAACGGCAACCAGGTCGCAGACGAGATCTCGTCACTGCGACGGCGGGAGCAGGACCAGCTCCTGGCCGGCCTCGCCGCGCTCGTCATCGGCTCGACCGCTGCGTTGTTCCTGGCCCGGCGGCTGGGCCGCTCGATCACCCGACCTCTGCTGTCGTTGAAGGACGCGGCGACGCGGTTCGGCTCGGACGACCTGTCGCATCGGATCCCGGTGAGTGGCGACGACGAGCTGGCCCAGCTGGGCAACGCCTTCAACGCCATGGCGGGCAGCCTCCACAAGAGCAGGGCCGACCTGCGCGAGAGCGAGCAGCGCTTCCGCGCCCTGGTGCATCACGCCTCGGACGTGTTCACGGTGATC
- a CDS encoding Clp protease N-terminal domain-containing protein: MFERFTEQAHLVLDLARDEAERLGHRYLGPEHVLLGVLAEGQSGASRVLRASGVELAAARAELLDLAGRAVVPAPRPSDAELLGMLGIDLDTVRRNTEETFGFRAVGEATWRVTRRRGWRGGRVVWTPLCGPPFFAKRALQLASEQASALGHGEVGPEHVLLGVLEDARQPAGGTKGSRRHRRITAHVGLPGDYRGAAGPLLEALGVDLDGLRDAVAAELRGLAS, encoded by the coding sequence GTGTTCGAGCGGTTCACCGAGCAGGCCCATCTGGTCCTCGACCTTGCCCGGGACGAGGCTGAGCGGCTCGGCCACCGCTATCTCGGCCCGGAGCACGTCCTGCTCGGGGTGCTCGCCGAGGGCCAGAGCGGGGCTTCGCGGGTGCTGCGGGCCTCTGGGGTGGAGTTGGCGGCGGCGCGTGCCGAGCTGCTCGATCTGGCAGGGCGGGCGGTGGTGCCAGCTCCCCGGCCGAGCGACGCCGAGCTGCTGGGGATGCTGGGGATCGACCTGGACACGGTCCGTCGCAACACCGAGGAGACGTTCGGCTTCCGGGCGGTCGGGGAGGCGACCTGGCGGGTGACGCGCCGGCGGGGTTGGCGGGGCGGGAGGGTGGTGTGGACGCCGCTGTGTGGCCCGCCGTTTTTCGCCAAGCGCGCCCTGCAGCTGGCCAGCGAGCAGGCGAGCGCGCTCGGCCACGGCGAGGTCGGCCCCGAGCATGTGCTGCTTGGGGTGCTGGAGGATGCTCGCCAGCCGGCGGGCGGCACAAAGGGGTCCCGGCGGCACCGGCGGATCACCGCGCACGTCGGCCTGCCGGGCGACTACCGGGGCGCGGCGGGGCCGCTGCTGGAGGCGCTCGGGGTGGACCTGGACGGGCTGCGGGATGCCGTCGCCGCCGAACTGCGCGGGCTTGCGTCGTGA
- a CDS encoding NAD(P)H-binding protein produces MKVLVVGATGGSGRAAVDELLLRGHAVTAFSRHAARLGAVPGQLRAINGDATDPADVDRVVRGQEAVIVTLGISENALRIRLLGPTSTPMDVRSRGTRNVITAMRQHGVGKLVAQTSYGVGATRDKLPLLQRLVFRLVLRPQIADTERQERAVRASGLDWVIAQPVNLTDDPHAGLPFASPTGELRGMKVSRSCVGRFLVQALEGSEYVGRSVALSAVAPATTLPASSA; encoded by the coding sequence ATGAAGGTGCTGGTTGTTGGAGCAACCGGCGGCTCGGGACGTGCCGCCGTCGACGAACTGCTGTTGCGGGGCCATGCGGTGACCGCGTTCTCGCGGCACGCTGCGAGGCTGGGTGCGGTGCCCGGCCAGCTGCGCGCGATCAACGGGGACGCAACCGACCCCGCCGACGTCGACCGCGTGGTCCGCGGGCAGGAGGCGGTCATCGTCACCCTTGGGATCAGCGAGAACGCCCTTCGGATCCGGTTGCTCGGCCCTACGAGCACGCCGATGGACGTCCGGTCCCGAGGCACCCGCAACGTCATCACGGCCATGCGCCAGCACGGGGTTGGCAAGCTGGTGGCGCAGACGTCCTACGGGGTGGGGGCGACCCGGGACAAGCTTCCGCTGCTGCAACGGCTGGTCTTCCGGCTGGTGCTGCGACCGCAGATCGCCGACACCGAACGCCAGGAGCGTGCGGTGCGCGCCAGCGGTCTGGACTGGGTGATCGCCCAGCCGGTCAACCTGACCGACGACCCGCACGCGGGTCTCCCGTTCGCCTCGCCGACTGGCGAGCTTCGCGGCATGAAGGTGTCCCGCAGCTGCGTCGGCCGGTTCCTCGTGCAGGCGCTGGAGGGATCCGAGTACGTGGGCAGGTCAGTCGCCCTTTCCGCCGTCGCCCCCGCCACGACCCTTCCGGCGTCCAGCGCCTGA
- a CDS encoding Clp protease N-terminal domain-containing protein: MVQRSEHVGRVLDLAREEAALVGHCYVGPEHLLLGLLRDGGGGAARVLRARGVDLQAARAALGRLAERGVVPGPRPSDAELLGTLGIDLEAIRRTTEQAFGRKAVGWAIREAVRRRRGGVGRVPRTPLRDPPCFAWRAQYFASEQAEVLGYAEVGPELLLLGVVKDIQTSWPRCMKNRWVRQLHASVGLPNGYRGAAGPLLEAFGVDLDELREALVTELQAAVP; encoded by the coding sequence GTGGTCCAGCGCAGCGAGCATGTCGGCCGGGTCCTGGACCTGGCCCGGGAGGAGGCCGCCCTGGTCGGCCACTGCTATGTGGGTCCCGAGCACCTCCTGCTGGGCCTGCTCCGCGACGGCGGCGGCGGGGCCGCCCGGGTCCTGCGGGCCCGTGGCGTGGACCTGCAGGCCGCGAGAGCCGCGCTGGGCCGCCTGGCGGAACGGGGGGTGGTGCCCGGCCCGCGGCCAAGCGACGCCGAGCTGCTGGGCACGCTCGGCATCGACCTGGAGGCGATCCGTCGCACCACCGAGCAGGCCTTCGGCCGCAAGGCCGTGGGGTGGGCGATACGGGAGGCTGTTCGCCGGCGACGCGGTGGGGTTGGGCGGGTGCCGCGGACGCCGCTGCGCGACCCACCATGCTTCGCCTGGCGCGCGCAGTACTTCGCCAGCGAGCAGGCCGAGGTGCTCGGCTACGCTGAGGTCGGCCCGGAGCTGCTGCTGCTTGGGGTGGTGAAGGACATCCAGACGTCCTGGCCGAGGTGCATGAAGAACCGCTGGGTGCGGCAGCTGCACGCCTCCGTCGGCCTTCCCAACGGCTACCGTGGCGCGGCCGGACCCCTGCTCGAGGCGTTCGGGGTGGACCTGGACGAGCTGCGTGAGGCCCTGGTGACCGAGCTTCAGGCGGCCGTGCCGTGA
- a CDS encoding aldolase/citrate lyase family protein, protein MTDDPASLTGPTGPTRATPSPLDHGRLRARLAAGEATLGTFVGAASPLTAEACAAAGVDWLVLDLEHGSGGEEQVRDLVPAAGAYGVATVVRVESGARIRIGRVLDLGAAGVMLPRMDTAEEVGEAVRHLRHPPDGDRGVATYNRACRFGLDPGALGRASSEVLGVVQIESAPAVEQVEAIAALDGVDVLFVGPQDLSYNLSYNLGVPGDLRAPTYLAALERVRTAAKRHGKACGLLVGDGAAAAARQAEGWTFVAIGSDATLLAAAVAGELGRARQPTPSTRGGRT, encoded by the coding sequence GTGACGGATGACCCCGCCAGCCTCACCGGCCCCACCGGCCCCACCCGGGCCACACCGTCCCCGCTGGACCACGGCCGGCTCCGGGCCCGCCTGGCCGCCGGCGAGGCGACCCTGGGCACCTTCGTCGGCGCCGCCTCACCGCTCACCGCCGAGGCCTGCGCCGCCGCCGGGGTCGACTGGCTGGTGCTGGACCTGGAACACGGGTCGGGCGGGGAGGAGCAGGTCCGCGACCTGGTCCCCGCCGCCGGCGCCTACGGCGTCGCGACCGTGGTGCGGGTGGAGTCCGGCGCCCGCATCCGCATCGGCCGGGTCCTGGACCTGGGCGCCGCCGGGGTGATGCTGCCCCGGATGGACACCGCCGAGGAGGTCGGCGAGGCGGTCAGGCACCTGCGCCACCCGCCCGACGGCGACCGGGGCGTGGCCACCTACAACCGCGCCTGCCGCTTCGGCCTGGACCCGGGCGCCCTCGGCCGCGCCAGCAGCGAGGTCCTGGGCGTGGTGCAGATCGAGTCGGCGCCCGCCGTGGAGCAGGTCGAGGCGATCGCCGCCCTCGACGGGGTGGATGTGCTGTTCGTCGGGCCCCAGGACCTCAGCTACAACCTCAGCTACAACCTCGGCGTGCCCGGCGACCTGCGGGCACCCACCTACCTCGCGGCGCTCGAGCGGGTCCGCACCGCGGCCAAGCGGCACGGCAAGGCGTGCGGGCTGCTGGTCGGCGACGGCGCCGCCGCGGCCGCGCGACAGGCCGAAGGCTGGACCTTCGTGGCCATCGGCTCCGACGCCACCCTGCTCGCCGCCGCCGTCGCAGGTGAGCTCGGGCGGGCACGACAACCCACCCCCAGCACGCGGGGAGGCCGCACATGA
- a CDS encoding AraC family transcriptional regulator yields the protein MTHDYPWTPVDPLGEALHLLRMTGAFYCRTEATAPWALEMPAFADCLSFHVVTAGGCWLGVDGADPLYLRAGDLALVPHGRGHRLFSQPGVTPARRVDQLPQQLLSEHYSILRHGGGGAPSTLVCGIVSFHDPAATQLLRLLPPVIHTDGATAPSRTWIGDTLSLMAAEVRQLRPGGEAVITRLADILVIQAIRAWIEGDPAARTGWLGALQDQQIGQAIVAVHRHPGHPWTVASLANEAAMSRSAFAARFTHLVGEPAVQYVTRWRMHVALARLQQGRTTIRELATLFGYHSEAAFSRAFKRVIGVSPGAVSHRSEHPALATAQTPSIAAGAGNTHEGATAGAPAVAVGEERHPVGDRPPAPRL from the coding sequence ATGACGCACGACTATCCCTGGACGCCGGTCGACCCCCTCGGGGAGGCGCTGCACCTGCTGCGGATGACCGGGGCCTTCTACTGCCGGACGGAGGCAACCGCGCCCTGGGCGCTGGAGATGCCCGCCTTCGCCGACTGCCTGAGCTTCCACGTCGTCACCGCCGGTGGGTGCTGGCTCGGCGTTGACGGCGCCGACCCGCTGTACCTGCGAGCGGGGGACCTCGCGCTGGTGCCGCACGGCCGCGGCCACCGGCTGTTCAGCCAGCCGGGGGTCACGCCCGCCCGACGGGTCGACCAACTCCCGCAGCAGCTGCTCAGCGAGCACTACTCGATCCTGCGCCACGGCGGTGGTGGGGCGCCGTCCACGCTGGTGTGCGGCATCGTCTCCTTCCACGACCCCGCCGCGACCCAGCTCCTCAGACTCCTGCCGCCGGTGATCCACACCGATGGCGCCACCGCGCCCTCCAGGACCTGGATCGGCGACACCCTCAGCCTGATGGCTGCCGAGGTGCGCCAGTTGCGCCCTGGCGGTGAAGCGGTCATCACCCGCTTGGCCGACATCCTGGTCATCCAGGCGATCCGCGCCTGGATCGAAGGGGACCCGGCCGCGCGGACCGGCTGGCTCGGCGCGCTGCAAGACCAACAGATCGGCCAAGCGATCGTGGCCGTGCACCGTCACCCCGGGCATCCGTGGACCGTCGCTTCGCTGGCGAACGAGGCTGCGATGTCCCGCTCAGCGTTCGCGGCTCGGTTCACCCACTTGGTCGGTGAGCCTGCCGTGCAGTACGTCACCCGCTGGCGCATGCACGTCGCGTTGGCGCGCCTCCAGCAGGGCCGGACCACCATCCGCGAACTCGCCACGCTGTTCGGCTACCACTCGGAGGCGGCCTTCAGCCGTGCGTTCAAGCGGGTCATCGGTGTCTCCCCAGGCGCGGTCAGTCACCGATCCGAGCACCCTGCACTGGCCACAGCACAAACCCCCTCGATCGCGGCGGGCGCTGGCAACACCCATGAAGGAGCAACTGCGGGCGCCCCGGCCGTCGCGGTCGGTGAGGAACGTCACCCGGTCGGCGACCGTCCGCCCGCGCCCAGGCTGTGA
- a CDS encoding Gfo/Idh/MocA family oxidoreductase, with amino-acid sequence MTSTSTDSGTNGGTNGTASGDVGVGLISVGWMGKLHSRAYQALPSVYPELGLRPRLVHAADTAADRVTYARGILGYARGSGDYREVLADPEVEVVSICAPNVLHHEIGLAAAEAGKPFWIEKPVGRDARETGEVAAAARTAGIVTSIGYNYRHAPAVEHVRELVAQGALGRITNVRAVFFSGYAAAPKGALSWRFKRELAGSGALGDLLSHVVDLVSYLVGPIAEVSALTSTIYAERPILPMGSDTHFAVIEDGELGPVENDDYAAALVRFAPTAQGPGAVGTLEASRTIVGPQCGLGFELYGTDGSAVWAFEQMNELRVCLGRGGPHQGYTTVLGNPHLGDYARFQPGPGIAMGYDDLKVIEAKKFLVAVTGGERRNATIEDAHAVAEVIAAAEASAASGTWQAVLPVPGATFGREPAPAQGPTRG; translated from the coding sequence ATGACCAGCACCAGCACGGACAGCGGCACGAACGGCGGCACGAACGGCACCGCGAGCGGCGACGTCGGTGTGGGGCTGATCAGCGTCGGCTGGATGGGCAAGCTCCACAGCCGCGCCTACCAGGCGCTGCCGTCGGTCTACCCGGAGCTGGGGCTGCGGCCACGGCTGGTCCACGCCGCCGACACCGCCGCCGACCGCGTCACCTACGCCCGCGGCATCCTCGGCTACGCCCGCGGCAGCGGCGACTACCGCGAGGTCCTGGCCGACCCGGAGGTGGAGGTGGTGTCGATCTGCGCCCCCAACGTCTTGCACCACGAGATCGGCCTAGCCGCCGCCGAGGCGGGCAAGCCCTTCTGGATCGAGAAGCCGGTCGGGCGGGACGCGCGGGAGACCGGCGAGGTCGCCGCGGCCGCCCGAACGGCCGGGATCGTCACCTCCATCGGCTACAACTACCGCCACGCCCCGGCCGTGGAGCATGTCCGCGAGCTGGTGGCCCAGGGTGCGCTCGGGCGCATCACCAACGTCCGCGCGGTGTTCTTCTCCGGCTACGCCGCCGCGCCCAAGGGGGCGCTGTCGTGGCGCTTCAAGCGTGAGCTGGCCGGCAGCGGCGCCCTGGGCGACCTGCTCAGCCACGTCGTCGACCTGGTGAGCTACCTCGTCGGCCCGATCGCCGAGGTCAGCGCGCTCACCAGCACCATCTACGCCGAGCGGCCCATCCTGCCGATGGGCTCAGACACCCACTTCGCGGTGATCGAGGACGGCGAGCTGGGACCGGTGGAGAACGACGACTACGCCGCCGCCCTGGTCCGCTTCGCCCCGACCGCGCAGGGCCCCGGCGCGGTGGGCACGCTGGAGGCGTCGCGCACGATCGTCGGGCCCCAGTGCGGCCTGGGCTTTGAGCTCTACGGCACCGACGGCTCGGCCGTCTGGGCCTTCGAGCAGATGAACGAGCTGCGGGTCTGCCTGGGTCGCGGCGGCCCCCACCAGGGCTACACCACCGTGCTCGGCAACCCCCACCTGGGCGACTACGCCAGGTTCCAGCCCGGCCCGGGCATCGCCATGGGTTATGACGACCTCAAGGTCATCGAGGCCAAGAAGTTCCTCGTCGCAGTGACCGGCGGGGAGCGCCGCAACGCCACCATCGAGGACGCCCACGCCGTGGCCGAGGTCATCGCCGCCGCCGAAGCGTCCGCGGCCAGCGGCACCTGGCAGGCGGTCCTCCCCGTCCCGGGCGCCACCTTCGGTCGCGAGCCCGCGCCCGCGCAGGGCCCGACCCGTGGCTGA
- a CDS encoding ABC transporter ATP-binding protein, whose protein sequence is MGASMELDWAEDQAQAKWDWCLAKRVFGCFRPYWRRGLGAVACIAAGAVIGLVPAVVTKGVIDALAHPGERFSELAWLILLGVAASLVGGLIGVAESWFSATISQHIMHDLREQLFGRLLRQSVGFFTRSRTGDVMSRIGNDVNAVEDVVADTILGLVWNLFVIPSTLVLMVVLDWRLTLLALALMPLALLPSRRIGRTTYQARKQTQAHLGKLTAYLQEVLGISGILLVKAFVTQRRERARFGALNGELRRLQLRQEMIGRWFYMLMDVLQTAGPAVLWLYGGWLVFGGQATVGTVVTFIVVLAGRLGGAIGSLGSLHVNITGSLALFNRIFALLDLPAEVTDRDGARPLQRVRGAVGFDRVTFAYRPELRPALQAVSFRVEPGQLVALVGPTGAGKSTAVSLVPRFHDPQQGRVLVDGHDVRDLTLESLGGHIGIVFQDTFLFHASIADNLRYARPDASDDELVAAATAAHLDGFIGSLPDGYDTVVGERGHRLSGGEKQRVAIARVILKDPRILLLDEATSHLDTVSEQLIQAALKPLFAGRTTIAIAHRLSTVLAADQILVLDHGRLVEQGSHTELLAVGGLYAQLYERQFQAQEPAVAQLSR, encoded by the coding sequence GTGGGCGCCAGCATGGAGCTCGACTGGGCCGAGGACCAGGCCCAGGCGAAGTGGGACTGGTGCCTGGCCAAGCGGGTGTTCGGCTGCTTCCGCCCCTACTGGCGGCGCGGGCTGGGCGCGGTCGCGTGCATCGCCGCCGGGGCCGTCATCGGGCTGGTCCCGGCGGTGGTCACCAAGGGCGTGATCGACGCGCTGGCCCACCCAGGCGAACGGTTCAGCGAGCTTGCGTGGCTGATCCTGCTGGGGGTGGCCGCGTCGCTGGTCGGCGGGCTGATCGGGGTGGCGGAGTCGTGGTTCAGCGCCACCATCAGTCAGCACATCATGCACGACCTGCGCGAGCAGCTGTTCGGCCGGCTGCTGCGGCAGTCGGTCGGGTTCTTCACCAGGAGCCGCACCGGCGACGTCATGAGCCGCATCGGCAACGATGTCAACGCCGTCGAGGACGTCGTCGCCGACACCATCCTCGGGCTGGTCTGGAACCTGTTCGTGATCCCCAGCACGCTAGTGTTGATGGTGGTGCTGGACTGGCGGCTCACCCTGCTGGCGCTGGCGTTGATGCCGCTGGCGCTGCTGCCCAGCCGCCGCATCGGCCGCACCACCTACCAGGCCCGCAAGCAGACCCAGGCCCATCTCGGCAAGCTGACCGCCTACCTGCAGGAGGTCCTCGGGATCTCCGGGATCCTGCTGGTCAAGGCGTTCGTCACCCAGCGCCGCGAACGAGCCCGCTTCGGCGCGCTGAACGGCGAGCTGCGCCGGCTGCAGCTGCGCCAGGAGATGATCGGCCGCTGGTTCTACATGCTGATGGACGTGCTGCAGACCGCCGGCCCGGCGGTGCTGTGGCTGTACGGCGGCTGGCTGGTCTTCGGTGGCCAGGCCACCGTCGGCACCGTGGTGACCTTCATCGTGGTCCTGGCCGGGCGGCTGGGCGGCGCGATCGGGTCGCTGGGCAGCCTGCACGTCAACATCACCGGGTCGCTGGCGCTGTTCAACCGCATCTTCGCGCTCCTGGACCTGCCGGCTGAGGTCACCGACCGCGACGGCGCCCGCCCGCTGCAGCGGGTCCGCGGCGCGGTCGGCTTCGACCGGGTCACCTTCGCCTACCGGCCGGAGCTGCGGCCGGCGCTGCAGGCGGTGTCGTTCCGGGTCGAGCCCGGCCAGCTGGTCGCGCTGGTGGGCCCGACCGGGGCCGGCAAGTCGACCGCGGTGTCGCTGGTGCCCCGCTTCCACGACCCCCAGCAGGGCCGGGTCCTGGTCGACGGCCACGACGTCCGCGACCTGACCTTGGAGTCGCTGGGCGGCCACATCGGGATCGTGTTCCAGGACACCTTCCTGTTCCACGCCTCGATCGCCGACAACCTGCGCTACGCCCGCCCCGACGCCAGCGACGACGAGCTGGTCGCCGCCGCCACCGCCGCGCACCTGGACGGCTTCATCGGCTCGCTGCCCGACGGCTACGACACCGTCGTCGGGGAGCGCGGCCACCGGCTGTCGGGTGGGGAGAAGCAGCGCGTCGCGATCGCCCGGGTGATCCTCAAGGACCCCCGCATCCTGCTGCTGGACGAGGCCACCTCCCACCTGGACACGGTCTCGGAGCAGCTGATCCAGGCCGCCCTCAAGCCGCTGTTCGCCGGGCGGACCACGATCGCGATCGCCCACCGGCTGTCGACCGTGCTGGCCGCCGACCAGATCCTGGTGCTGGACCACGGCCGCCTGGTCGAGCAGGGCAGCCACACCGAGCTGCTCGCGGTCGGGGGGCTGTACGCCCAGCTTTACGAGCGCCAGTTCCAGGCCCAGGAGCCGGCGGTCGCGCAGCTCAGCCGCTGA